ACAACACGGTCTTCTTGCTGTTGCCCCAGACCCGCAACAGCAACTGTTGCATCTGCAAGCGGGTCTGGCTGTCGAGGGCGCCGAAGGGTTCGTCCATCAACAGGATTTGCGGGTCGTTGGCCAGTGCGCGGGCGATGGCCACGCGCTGCATCATGCCGCCGGACAACTGCTTGGCGTAGTTATCGGCGAAGGCACTGAGGCCGACTTCGTTGACGTAATAGTCGACGATGTCCTTGCGCTGCGGTGCCGACATGCCGCGTCGCTTGAGTCCGAATTCGACGTTCTGGCGCACGGTCAGCCAGGGGAACAGGGTGTAGCTCTGGAACACCATGCCGCGATCCGCGCCCGGCCCTTGCACCTGCTGGCCGCCGACATAGATCTCGCCCGAGGTGGGCTCGGCCAGGCCGGCGGTGAGGTACAAAAGACTCGACTTGCCGCAGCCCGAGGGGCCGACCAGCACCGCGAACTGCTGGTCCGGCACCTCGAAAGACACTTGTTCCAGCGCGGTGAAGGTGCTGCCGTCGGGTTTCTGGTAGCGCAGGCTGACCTTGTCGACTTGCAGCCGTGGCGCAGCCTGTATTGGGGTCACGGCGGCGGTGACGAGTCGATGATTGCTAGCGGTTACTGAGCCCATGCGGTGATCCTCAGGCGTAGGAAGCGGAACAGTTGATCGGTGACCAGGCCCAGCAGGCCGATGATCGCAATGGCCAGGAAAATCACATCCACCTGGAAGCCGCGCATGGCCTTGAGGCTCAGGTAACCCAGGCCGCTGGAGGCTGCCACCAGTTCGGCGACCACCAGGTAAGTCCAGGCCCAGCCCATGGTCACGCGCAGGGTGTCGAGCACACCGGGCAACGAGGCCGGGGCAATCACATGCAGCACCGCGTCGCAACGGCTGGAGCCCAGGGTGTAGGAGGCGTTGACCAGATCCTTGGAAATGCCCTTGGACACGTCGGCGATCATCACCAGTTGCTGGAAGAACACGCCGAAGATAATCACCGACACCCGTTGTTCCAGGCCGATGCCGATCCACAGGATGAACAGTGGCACGAACGAGGTGACCGGCAGGTAGCGGATGAAGTTGACCATCGGTTCGAGGAACGCCTGGACGATGCGGAAGCTGCCCATCAGCAGACCCAGCGGCACCGCCACCAGCGACGACACGACAAAGCCCACCATCACCACTTCCAGGCTGGCCCAAACGTGCGTGCCGAGCGTGCCGTCACGGGCCAGGCGCGCAGCCGCCTCCAGTACGGCACCGGGTGTAGGCAGGAACATCGCCGGTACCAGGCCGCCATAGGACAGGCCGGCCCACAGGCCGACCAACAGGATCCACGCCAGGCCGCTGGCGCTCCAGATCACCGACACCGGCAGCCCGGTCTTGGGCGTGACGCAGCGGCTGACCCACGAATTTCGCTTGAACATGGCGGGTCTCCTAGAGCGGGCTGACGAAGCGGTTGTCGACCAGATCGTCATTGCTGACGTTGTACGGTTTGCCCTGAAGTTCACTGGCGGTCTCGTTGGCCAGTTTGATCAGTTCCGCGCTGTCGCCGGGCTTGCCCACGGAGCCCAGCAACTGCTCGCTCATGGCCTGGTCGTAGAAGCGCACACCCTTGGCCGCGGCCGCCAGCTCCTTGGGATCGGACAGGTATCCGCCCACGCCTTTGGCCATGATTTCGTAGGCCTTTTCCGGATGGTCCTTGGTGTACTGCACCGCCTTGTACAGGCCGGCCACCAGGGCCTTGACGTCCTCTGGCTGTTTTTCGATGACCGTGCAGTTGAGCGCCACCACGTCGACGATCACCGCCGGCGTGCTGCTGCTGTCGATCAGCACCTTGCCTTGTTGCTTGTCGCGCACCATCGACAGATGCGGTTCCCAGGTGACGGCGGCGGGCACGCGACCGGCGATGAACGCGGTGGCGGCGTCGTCGGCCGTCATGTTCTGCACGGTAATGTCGCTCATGCTCATGCCGTTCTTCTTCAGCAGATACGACAGCCAGAACTGCGACGTCGAACCTTCGTTGACCGCAACGGCCTTGCCCTTGAGCTCCTGCAGGCTCTTGACGTCCTTGCCCACCAGCACGCCGTCGCCGCCATGGCTGTCATCCAGTGCCGCGACGGCCTTGAAGCAGAATTGCGGGCGGTATTTGAGCACTTCATCAATGGTCGAGGCCGACCCCGACAGTTGACCCGAAGCCTGGGCCGCCATGTACATCGAGGCCTCTTCGACCACTGGCAATTCGACGGTCAGGCCGTTCTCCTTGAAGTAGCCCAGGTCCTGGGCGAGGTAGAGGGTGCCGTAGCCGACCCACGTGGTATGGCCGATGGACAAGGTGCCGGCCTGGGCACTGCCGGCGACGGTTGCGGCCAGGGCGGTGACCGCCAACGGAAGAGTTAAACGGGTAAGCAAGGACTTGGTCATGTTGCACTCCCAGAACGATGGTTTTTTTTGTTCGTACATGTCGGGGCAGTGGGCAGGGCGCCCGAGAAAGCGGAGGTCGTGGGGTCTCTGCCGGACCCTTTGCCTCTGTCAACGGCAGGGATGTTGGCTGATGTCTCGGGGCAGGAAAACCAGTAAATATGTCGTTACTGACTAGGAAAAAAGTGGCTTGTGCTTTGGCTGGTGGTCCGGGGGCTTTGCAGGAGCTGTCGTGCGCAGCGAGGCTGCGCCTGCAGAGGTGGTGTGGCTTGGTGCTCAACCCTGTAGGAGCGAGCCTGCTCGCGATAGCGGTGTGTCATTCGGCAAAAATGTTGGCTGACATGGCCTCATCGCGAGCAGGCTCGCTCCTACAGTGGGCATAGGGAATCAGCGCAGTCGTTCAAGCATCTGGTAGTACCACATGCCCGCCGCCAGCATCGGGTTGCCGAGCAGGTCGCCCATGGGCACGCGGATGTGCTGGCAGGCGGCGAAGGTGTCGAACTGCTGCAGTTGCCCGGTGATCGCCCGGCCCATGATTTCGCCCATGATGTGGGTGGTGGCGATGCCGTGGCCGGAGTAGCCCTGGCAGTACCAGACGTTGTCCGACAGCTTGCCCAGTTGCGGAATGCGGTTGATGACGATGCCCATCGCGCAGCTCCACTGGTAGTCGATGGCCACGCCCTTGAGTGCCGGGAACGTGCGCTCGATGCACGGGCGCAGTTCGGCGGCGATGTCCCGCGAATCCTTGCCGCTGTAGTTGGCGCCACCGCCGAACAGCAGGCGGCCGTCGGCGGTCAGGCGGTAGTAATCGAGCACGAAGCGGCAGTCATACACCGCCAGGTCTTCGGGGTTGATCTCTTTCGCCAGATCCCCCAGCGGCGCAGTGGTGACGATGCCGCCCATGGCCGGGAAGATCTTGCCCTTGAGCTGGCCGGGTTCGAGCTTGTGGTAGACGTCGCCGGCCAGCAGCACCTGGTTGGCGTCGATGCGGCCGTGGGCAGTGCGCACTCCGGGCGTCGGACCATGAATGATCTCCAGCACTTCGCTGTTTTCAAAAATCAGCGCCCCGAGGCTTTCCGCCGCCCGCGCTTCGCCGATGCACAGGTTCAACGGATGCAGGTGCATGTTGCGGGTGTTCTTGATCGCGCCGTGGTAGAGGTCGCTTTGCAACAGGTCGCGTACCTCACTGCGGTCGAGCAGGCTGACTTCATCGCCCATGCCACGGCGCACCGCTTCCTCGTAATCCTTGCGCAGGCCGTCCATGTGGCTCGGCTTGTAGGCCGCATGCAGATGCCCGTGCTTGAGGTCGCAGGCGATGCCGTATTTTTCCACGCGCTGCTTGATGATCTGGTGCCCGCGCCAGCGCAAGTGCCAGATGAAATCGTCCACCTCATCGCCGAGGGTACGACGCATCTGCTTGCGCATCGCTTCATCGCCCGAGAGGCTGCCGGTGACCTGGCCACCGTTGCGCCCGGTGGCGCCCCAGCCGATCTTGTGGCTTTCGACGATGGCGACCTTCAGGCCTTTTTCCGAAAGCTCCACGGCCGTGGCGACGCCGGTGAAACCGCCGCCGATGATCACCACGTCAACCCGGTGCTGGCCTTGCAGGGTGGGGTAGTCGGTTTCCTGGTTGAGGGTGGCGGTGTAGTAGGAGTTGGTGCGTTGGGTCATGAAAAAATATCCAGGCAAAAAAAGTGGAACCTTGTAGGAGCGAGCCTGCTCGCGATAGCGGTGTGTCATTCACCAAAAATGTTGGCTGATATGACCTCATCGCGAGCAGGCTCGCTCCTACAGGGAATTGCGTGTATCCAACTGGCTTACGCCTCCGTCAGATACCACCGCCAATCCTGCTCACCCACTTCAGCCATGAACTGCCGATACTCGGCGCGCTTGACCGCCAGATACACCCCCAGAAATTCCTGCCCTAACGCATCCCGCGCCCACGCCGAATTCTCCAGCGCCGTCAGCGAAGTCAGCCAGTCGGTTGGCAGCAATTGCTTGGCCTGCGCATAGCCGTTGCCTTGCACCGGTTCACCCGGATCCAGGTCTTCGCGAATGCCGCGATGAATGCCCGCCAGGATCGCCGCTGCCGCCAGATAGGGGTTGGCATCGGCGCCGCAGATGCGGTGTTCGATGTGTCGGGTATGGGCCGGGCCGCCCGGCACGCGCAGGCTGACGGTGCGGTTGTCGACGCCCCAGGTCGGTGCCAGCGGCGCATAGCTGTTGGCCTGGAAGCGCCGGTAGGAGTTGGCATTGGGGCAGAACAGCAGCAGCGAATCGAGCAAGGATTCGAGCATGCCGCCGATGGCCGTGCGCAGCAGCGGGGTGCCCGCCGGGTCCTCGGATGCGAACAGGTTGCGGCCTTCGGCATCGGCGATGCTCACGTGCATGTGCATGCCGGTGCCCGCCAGATGATCGAAAGGTTTGGCCATGAACGTGGCCTGCATGCCGTGCTTGTGAGCGACGGCTTTGACCAGGCGTTTGTAGCGCACCGCCTGGTCCATCGCCTGCAAGGCATCGCCGTGTTCCAGGGTGATTTCCACCTGCCCGGGGGCATATTCGGAGATCGCTGTGCGCGCTGGAATATCGTGGAGTTTGCAGGCGGCATAGAGGTCGGCGAGGAACGGTTCGATCTGTTCCAGCTCGCGCAAACCGTAGACTTGGGTGTGTCGCGGTCGGCCACCGTCGGCATCCAGCGCCGGTTGCGGGCGACCGTTCTGATCACGCTTGGCATCGAGCAGATAGAACTCCAGCTCGCAGGCCATCACCGGGTAATAACCCTCGGCTTTCAGATCGTCGATGACCTTGATCAGCAGGTGGCGCGGGTCGGCAATGCTCGCCGGCATGCCTTCTTGCGGGTGCATGCTGACCTGCACGGCGGCGGTCGGAATCTGCCGCCACGGCATGCGCACCAGGCTGCCTTCCAGCGGGTAGGCACGGCAGTCGATATCGCCCACGTCCCAGACCAGCCCCGAGTTCTCGACGTCTTCGCCTTGTACGGTCAGGCCGAGGATGGTACTGGGCAGCGGCCGCCCGCTTTCGTACACCGCCAGCAGTTCTTCGCGGTGCAGCAGTTTGCCGCGCGGTACGCCGTTGGCATCGAGAATGAACAGCTCGAACATCTCGATGTCCGGGTTGTTGGCGAGAAAGTTTTGCGCATCTTCAAGGGCTGCGAATTTCATGGTTCGTCACTCACGTTGGCGCCCCGCGGGCGCACGGATTCAGGCCAGGACACGACGACGGATACAGGTCCGGTGCGTGCTGACAGCGATAGCGAAAAGGGCAGGGGCTCGCGCCGTTGTAAACGGACTCAGGCGAGCAGGCAGCTATCCGGCGGGCGTGCGGAGTGACGCAGTTTTGAGCGGCTCAGGGCCATGGGCAGGTTGACGATTCGGTTCATGAGGCAATGCCGTCCAAGGCCTGCTGCGAGGCGGCCTGAAGCGAGACGTGATGCTCTGACGGTGCGTTACGCATGACTCATGTTTCCAGAGGCGGAAATCGTCGGAGGCCGTTGGCCGGCCATCCGTGGGTGTCTGGATACTAGGGGTGAAAGGGGGTGCGTGTAAATGTTTGTTTCATCGCACAAGGAACACAGCGAGTCCGATCAGGCCACAACCGATCAGCACCTCGATCACCCCACGCTTGAACCGCAGCAGTGCCACGGCAGCGGCGAGGGCGATCAGCAGGGAAGGCCAGTCCAGCCGGCCGCTGAAGCCTTGGGGCCAGAGCACGTGGTAGGCGAAGAAGCACGCCAGATTGAGAATCACACCAACCACCGCCGCCGTAATGGCGGTCAATGGCGCGGTGAATTTGAGCTCGTTGTGGGTCGATTCCACCAAGGGTCCGCCGGCCAGGATGAACAGAAACGAGGGCAGGAATGTGAACCAGGTCACCAGTGTCGCGGCCACGGCGCCGGCGACAAAGGCCTGGTCCGCGCCGAACACCTGATGCACATAACCACCGATGAAACCGACGAAGGCGACGACCATGATCAAGGGGCCAGGTGTGGTTTCGCCGAGCGCCAGGCCGTCGATCATCTGCGTCGGTGTGAGCCAGCCGTAGTGGCCGACCGCGCCCTGGTACACGTACGGCAACACGGCGTAGGCGCCACCGAAAGTCAGCAAGGCCGCCTTGGTGAAGAACCAGCCCATCTGGGTCAGCGTGCCTTGCCAGTCGAACAGTGCAGTGAGCAGGGCCATGGGCAGCGTCCACAACAGAGCGCCGATCAACATCAGGCGCAGCAACTTTGCGCCACTGAATCGGGCGTGGGCCGGTGTGGGGGTGTCGTCATCGATCAGCGCCGGGCCAAAGCTTTTGTTCGCCGCACTGTGTCCGCCAATGCTGAATTTTTCCGGTGCCAGTCGCCCGCCGAAATAACCGGTCAGCGCCGCGCCCAGCACGATCAGCGGGAAGGGCACGTTGAGTACGAAGATGGCCACGAACGCCGCCCCGGCGATTCCCCATAGCCAGCCATTCTTCAGGGCGCGGGAACCGATCCGGTGCGCGGCCTGCACCACGATGGCCGTCACCGCCGGCTTGATCCCGTAGAAAAGCCCGGCCACCGCCGGCACTTCACCGAAGGCGATGTACACCCACGACAGCGCGATCAGGATGAACAGCGACGGCAACACGAACAGCGCGCCGGCGATCACGCCGCCCCAGGTGCGGTGCATCAGCCAGCCGATGTAGGTGGCCAGTTGCTGGGCCTCGGGACCGGGCAGCAACATGCAGTAGTTGAGGGCGTGGAGGAAGCGCCGCTCGGAAATCCAGCGCCGACGCTCGACCAATTCCTGATGCATGATCGAGATCTGGCCGGCCGGCCCGCCGAAACTGATGAAGCCGAGCTTGAGCCAGAAGCGCAGGGCTTCGCGCAGGCTGATGGGTTGGGGCTTTGCGGGCTCGTCTTTCCGTTTCGGGGCAGGCGTGAGGCTCAAGGGTCGTTTCCCTGTGTCGAGGCGCTTTGAGCCTGTGACTGTAGCTAGGCGGGAGGCGCTTGCACAGGCGATTGTTGATCGGCCACCCGCCAGCGTTCGACGGCGGTCCGATCGCTGTCACGGGCATCGACCCAGCGCGAACCCTGCGCGCCATCCTCGCGCTTCCAGAACGGCGCATCGGTCTTGAGGTAATCCATGATGAACGCGCAGGCGTCGAAAGCCGCTTGCCGATGCTGGCTGCTCACGCCCACGAAGACGATCGGGTCGGTGACCGACAACTGGCCGATTCGGTGCACGATCACGACCTCGTTCAGCGGCCAGCGGGCCTGGGCGTTGTCGATGATTTTTTCCAGCGAGCGCTCGGTCATGCCGGGGTAGTGTTCCAGAAACAGACTGCTCACGAACTCGCCCTGATTGATGTCCCGCACGTAGCCGACAAAACTGACCACGGCACCCACCGCCGGATCATTGGCCCGCAGGCTGTCGATCAACTGCCCGGCATCGAACGCTTTGTATTGCACGCGAACCGTCATGCCTCAACCCCCGGTGACCGGTGGGAAAAAGGCGATCTCGTCGAAGTCCTCGATCGCCCGATCGGTGTGGCACAGCTCCTGGTTCAGCGCGCACATCAGGTTGTTCTCGCCCAGCACCTCGGACCATTTTTCACCACGGGCCATCAGCAGCCGGCGCACGTCTTCGATGGTCCTGAGGTCGTCGTTCAGGGGTAGTCTTTCACCGCCCAGGCTGAGCTGCTCGCGGTAGCGGGCGAAGTAGTTGATCAGGATCATTGGGCGTCCTCGAAGGTGAAGTGGCCCGAGCGACCACCTTGTTTGCTGAGCAGGCGGATGTCGTCGATGACCATGCCGCGGTCCACCGCCTTGCACATGTCATACAGAGTCAGGGCGGCCACGCTGACGGCGGTCAGGGCTTCCAGTTCGACACCGGTCTGGCCTTCGACGCGGCAGGTGGCGACGATTTTCACGCTGTCCGGCGGGCAGGCCTTGAGTTCGACGCGGATCGAACTGAGCAGCAGGGTGTGGCACAGCGGGATCAGCTCGCTGGTTTTCTTCGCCGCCATGATCCCGGCGATGCGCGCCACGGCGAACACATCGCCCTTGGGGTGGCCGTCGCCCTGGATCAGCGCCAGGGTTTGCGGGCGCATGCGCACCCAGGCCTGGGCTTGCGCCTCACGTTGGGTCGCTTGCTTGTCGCTGACATCGACCATGTTGGCGTGACCCTGGCTGTCGAGGTGGGTCAAGCCAGTGGGGGGTATATCCGAAGGGGTTGTCACGGGTTACTCCTGCGCCTGTCAGCGCGGTGATCGTGTGGAGGCATCATGCCGGGCTGAAGTTGCGCAGTGCAGTGCAGCGCTGAATCAAGTTCAGGCTATGGGTAACTTATTAGTGCGTCCAATCACTTGTTCCGATGTGCCGATTGGTGATGTCTATTGCGATGTTCGAAGTTGTCGTTTTTATATTTAATTAATCAACGAACATTATTTCTGAGTAAATAAAAGTTTGGCTTCGGCGAAGCATTTTTCGGCAATCGCCGAACGCGGTTCGGTCTTGCGCATCACCAGGCCCAGGGGCGCGAGCACACTGGCATCCGGCAGGTCGATGAACGCCAGGTGTTCGATGGGCTCTTCCAGGCCGCTGTCCAGCGGCATGATCGCGCAGCAAAAGCCTTCGTGGATGGCCTGGAGCAACTGGTAAGTCGAGTCGCTTTCCATGATCGGCTGCGGGTTCAGCCCACGGCTGCGGAAGCTCAGGTCGATGGATTTGCGGTAGTGCATGCCCGTGCTGAGCATGCCCAGGGGCAGTTCGGCGGCGTCTTCCCAGCTCATTTCAGTGCCGTCGAAATGGAAGTGGCGGGTGTCGTAGAGCAGGCCGACGCGGGTCTCGCCGATCTCGAAGCACTCGAAGTAGTTGGGGTTGACGTGATCCAGGTAGCACACGCCCAGGTCCAGTTGATTGTTGCCCAGGCTTTCGATGATCTGGTCGGAACTCAGGGATGACAGGCTGAACTTGAGTTCGGGGAAGCTGTGGGACAGGCCCTTGATGTAGCTGACCGGGTTGAAGCTGCTCAGCGGCACCAGGCCCAGTCGCAGGTGACCTACCAGTTGACCCCGGCACGCCGCGGCTTCGGCGAACAGCCCGTCATGGGCGGCCAGCAGGGTCTTGGCCCAGGCCAGCACCCGTTCTCCGGCCTGGGTGAACCCTTCGAAACGCTGGCCACGGGTGACCAGTTCCAGGTCCAGTTCATCCTCCAGGTTGCGCAGGCGCATCGACAGGGTCGGCTGGGTAATGTGGCAGCGCGCGGCGGCCTGGCCGAAATGACGGGTCTGCTCGAGGGCGATCAGGAACTTGAGTTGTTTGATGTCCATGACGGCACCTGCTGGGGGATGGAAAGAGAGGTAAGTATTGACTCGGGTGCACAAGACACAAGGTGTGTGGACGATCTCATTGTCACGGGCGAGCGTCCAATCACTGTTATTTAAAGGGTTATCGATCAGCTCTATCGAACCCCTGTAGGAGCGAGCATGCTCGCGATGAACGCACAGGCAACGCGGGCATTCAGAAAGAGTGCGTTATCGTTGACGACCATCGCGAGCAGGCTCGCTCCTACAGGGTATTGGGTGCATCCGTTAGTTGGTGATAGACGGGGTCGATAGTGTGGTTGGTTAGAGTGATTAGACAATATTTGTTCGGCGGACTTAGTCTCTGAAAGTTATTTAACTTATATCTGCCGGAGAGTCTCATGAGCGTTAAACCGGATGCACTGTTTATACCCTTGAATATTGCCGTGCTGACGGTGAGCGATACCCGTGAATACGCCAATGACACCTCCGGGCAGTTGCTGGTCAGTCGCCTGCTGGAAGCCGGTCACACCCTCAGTGAACGCAACCTGCTCAAGGACGACCTGTACAAGATCCGTGCGCAGGTGGCGACCTGGATTGCCGACGACAACATCCAGGTGGTGCTGATCACCGGTGGCACGGGCTTCACCGGACGCGACAGCACGCCGGAAGCGGTGGCCTGCCTGCTGGACAAGCAAATCGATGGTTTCGGCGAGCTGTTCCGGGCCATTTCCATCCTCGACATCGGCACTTCTACCGTGCAGAGCCGGGCCCTGGCCGGCCTGGCCAATGGCACGCTGGTGTGCTGCCTGCCCGGTTCCACCGGCGCCTGCCGCACTGCCTGGGAGGGCATCCTCGCCGAACAGCTGGACGCCCGGCATCGGCCCTGCAATTTCGTCCCGCATCTGAAATCCGTGCAAGCCTGCGGGCCTCGCGGATGAATACAGCCTTGAAGAACGCTTCGCCGCTGATGCCGGTAGAGGAGGCCATCAGCCAATTGCTGGCCATGGCCGAATTGCGGCGACTACAGGACAGCGAATCGATACCGCTGAGTGCCGCCCGGCAACGGGTGTTGGCCAATGATCTGCTGGCGACGCTGGATCTGCCGCCATGGCCCAACAGTGCCATGGACGGTTATGCCCTGAACGTGGAAGGTTGGGACGGCCGGCCGTTGCCGGTGTCGCAGCAGGTGTTTGCCGGGCAGGCGCCCGCAGCGCTGGCAGCGGGCACCTGCGCGCGGATCTTCACGGGGGCGCCGGTGCCAAAGGGCGCCAATGCCGTACAGATGCAGGAGAACACCCGCGTGCTGGAGGACGGGCGCATCCAGTTCATGCAGCTACCGGCCGCCGGCAGCAACATCCGCCCGCAAGGCCAGGAGAACCGCGCCGGTGATGTGTTGCTCAAGGCCGGCAAGCGCCTGGGACCATTCGAGCTGGCGGTCGCGGCGGCGCAGGGCTGCACCCATGTGCAGGTGGTGCGCCGGCCTCGCGTGGCATTGCTGTCCACCGGCAATGAACTGCTCGAACCCGGTACACCGCTCAAGCCAGGCAGCATCTACAACAGCAATCGCACCTTGTTGAACCACTGGCTGGAGGCCTTGGGTTGCGAGGTCATCGATGCCGGGATTCTGCCTGACGAGCTGAAGCAGACGCGGCTGCGGCTCGAACAATTGCAGCACGGGGCGGACCTGATCCTGACCACCGGTGGCGTGTCCGCCGGAGATGCCGACTGCCTCGGCCAGGTGTTGCGCGAATGCGGTAAACCCTTGCTGTGGAAACTCTCGATCAAACCCGGAAAACCCCTGACCGTCGGCCAGTTCGGCGAGGTACCGGTGATTGGTTTGCCGGGCAATCCGACCTCGGCGCTGGTGACCTTTGGCCTGCTGGCGCGGGCCTATCTGTTGCGGATTCAAGGTGTGGAATCGGTCGAGCCGCTGAGCTTTCCGGTCCCAGTGGACTTTGCCTGGCCCAAGCCCGGAAGTCGCCGGGAATACCTGCGCGTCAGACTGGAAAACGGCCGGGCGGTGCTTTATCCGAACCAGAGTTCGGGTGTGTTGTTGGGGGCATCCTGGGCCGATGGGCTGGTGGAAGTGCTGGAAGGCCGGACGCTGAAAGAGGGCGACAGTGTGCAGTTTATCCCGTTCAGTGAACTGTTCTGAATTGATGTTGAATGAATTGTCGCCATCGCGAGCAAGCTTTGCTCCTACAGGTTTTTGTGTCGTTCGCTTGGTTCGAGAACGACACAAAACCCTGTAGGAGCAAAGCTTGCTCGCGATGAGGCCAGTACATTCAACAAAGAAATTTCGCTTATCAGCTCAGAACGAAATCCACCGGCTCAAGCTGCGGCGGCAGTTCGGTGGCGCCCATGGCACTCAGCACATCGCGCTCGATGCCGCGCACGATGGCGTCAGTGGGCAGGTCGTTTTCGTCGCGGCCGAAGGGGTCTTCCAGTTCGTCGGCGATCGCATCCAGGCCGAAGAAGGTGTAGCTGACAATCGCGGTGAAGATCGGTGTCAGCCAGCCCAGCGGCTCGGCCATGGCGAAGGGCAGAAGGATGCAGAACAGGTAAATGGTCCGGTGCAGCAGCAGGGTGTAGGGAAACGGCAGCGGCGTGTTCTTGATTCGCTCGCACACCGCCTGTGCATGGGTCAGGCTGGTCAGGTGGTTGGCCATCAACGTGTAGCGCCAGTCGTTGATAGCGCCGGATTCGCTGAGTGCCGAGCAGTGCTGGCCGACCCGCAGCAGCACCTGTCCGCCGATGTCCTGGGTGCCGGCGTTGGGCAGCGGCTGCAGCCACTCACCGCTGGCGGCCAGTTCGTTCTCCTTGCGCAGCCTGGCGTTGAGCGCGTGGGCGAAGCCGCACAGGTTGCTCAGCAGGGTGCGTCGTTCACCGACATCCTTGATGACCTGGGTTTCGCGAATCATCGAGCGAATCGCCACGATCACATCGCCCCAGGCCTTGCGCGCCTCATACCAGCGGTCGTAGCAGGCGTTGTTGCGAAAGCTCATGAAGATCGACAGCGACAGACCCAACAGGGTGAAAGGCGTGGCACTGACCTTGGAGAAGTAACTGGGGTGCAGGGTTTCGGCCAGGACAATGGCCGAGGCAAGCAGCGTCACCATCAGGCTGCGCAGGGCGATGCGCTTGGCAATCGAACCCTTGAGCGACGTCAGGACGCCGATCAGGTTGGGTTTGGGTCTGACGATCATGGTTTCAGCCGCCTGTCATGTTCATGAAGCGCACGACCTGCACATCGTCGTTCACCTCAAAGTTATGCCGATAGGGCTTGAGCTTCATCGCCTCGATAATAGCCTTCTCCAGGCGTTCGGGCTGGCCTGGGTGGCTGCGCAAAACAGCCTTGAGGTCGGCGGAGTGTTCGTTGCCCAGGCACAGCAGCAGGCGTCCCTCCACAGTCAGCCGCACCCGGTTGCAGGTGCCACAGAAATTGTGGCTGTGGGGCGAGATGAAGCCCAGGCGAATGTGCGGCGCCTCGGCCAGTCGCCAGTAGCGCGACGGACCCTGGGTCGATTCGGCGGAGTCGATCAGGGTGTAGCGTTCGGCAATCCGATCGCGCACCTGGGCGCTTGAGAAGAACGACTCGGCGCGGCTGTGCTCGCTGATAGTGCCCAGGGGCATTTCTTCGATGAACGAGATGTCCAGGTTACGGTCGATGGCGAAGCTCACCAGATCATTGATCTCATGGTCGTTGCGGCCCTTCATCACCACGCAGTTGAGCTTGGT
This genomic interval from Pseudomonas putida contains the following:
- a CDS encoding ABC transporter substrate-binding protein, whose product is MTKSLLTRLTLPLAVTALAATVAGSAQAGTLSIGHTTWVGYGTLYLAQDLGYFKENGLTVELPVVEEASMYMAAQASGQLSGSASTIDEVLKYRPQFCFKAVAALDDSHGGDGVLVGKDVKSLQELKGKAVAVNEGSTSQFWLSYLLKKNGMSMSDITVQNMTADDAATAFIAGRVPAAVTWEPHLSMVRDKQQGKVLIDSSSTPAVIVDVVALNCTVIEKQPEDVKALVAGLYKAVQYTKDHPEKAYEIMAKGVGGYLSDPKELAAAAKGVRFYDQAMSEQLLGSVGKPGDSAELIKLANETASELQGKPYNVSNDDLVDNRFVSPL
- a CDS encoding ABC transporter ATP-binding protein, whose translation is MGSVTASNHRLVTAAVTPIQAAPRLQVDKVSLRYQKPDGSTFTALEQVSFEVPDQQFAVLVGPSGCGKSSLLYLTAGLAEPTSGEIYVGGQQVQGPGADRGMVFQSYTLFPWLTVRQNVEFGLKRRGMSAPQRKDIVDYYVNEVGLSAFADNYAKQLSGGMMQRVAIARALANDPQILLMDEPFGALDSQTRLQMQQLLLRVWGNSKKTVLFVTHDIDEAILLGDRVYVMGARPGRIKQILDVPIERPRSLDMVMERSFIEMKRNIFGLLHDELEEAH
- a CDS encoding glutamine synthetase family protein, which gives rise to MKFAALEDAQNFLANNPDIEMFELFILDANGVPRGKLLHREELLAVYESGRPLPSTILGLTVQGEDVENSGLVWDVGDIDCRAYPLEGSLVRMPWRQIPTAAVQVSMHPQEGMPASIADPRHLLIKVIDDLKAEGYYPVMACELEFYLLDAKRDQNGRPQPALDADGGRPRHTQVYGLRELEQIEPFLADLYAACKLHDIPARTAISEYAPGQVEITLEHGDALQAMDQAVRYKRLVKAVAHKHGMQATFMAKPFDHLAGTGMHMHVSIADAEGRNLFASEDPAGTPLLRTAIGGMLESLLDSLLLFCPNANSYRRFQANSYAPLAPTWGVDNRTVSLRVPGGPAHTRHIEHRICGADANPYLAAAAILAGIHRGIREDLDPGEPVQGNGYAQAKQLLPTDWLTSLTALENSAWARDALGQEFLGVYLAVKRAEYRQFMAEVGEQDWRWYLTEA
- a CDS encoding ABC transporter permease: MFKRNSWVSRCVTPKTGLPVSVIWSASGLAWILLVGLWAGLSYGGLVPAMFLPTPGAVLEAAARLARDGTLGTHVWASLEVVMVGFVVSSLVAVPLGLLMGSFRIVQAFLEPMVNFIRYLPVTSFVPLFILWIGIGLEQRVSVIIFGVFFQQLVMIADVSKGISKDLVNASYTLGSSRCDAVLHVIAPASLPGVLDTLRVTMGWAWTYLVVAELVAASSGLGYLSLKAMRGFQVDVIFLAIAIIGLLGLVTDQLFRFLRLRITAWAQ
- the chrA gene encoding chromate efflux transporter, with the protein product MSLTPAPKRKDEPAKPQPISLREALRFWLKLGFISFGGPAGQISIMHQELVERRRWISERRFLHALNYCMLLPGPEAQQLATYIGWLMHRTWGGVIAGALFVLPSLFILIALSWVYIAFGEVPAVAGLFYGIKPAVTAIVVQAAHRIGSRALKNGWLWGIAGAAFVAIFVLNVPFPLIVLGAALTGYFGGRLAPEKFSIGGHSAANKSFGPALIDDDTPTPAHARFSGAKLLRLMLIGALLWTLPMALLTALFDWQGTLTQMGWFFTKAALLTFGGAYAVLPYVYQGAVGHYGWLTPTQMIDGLALGETTPGPLIMVVAFVGFIGGYVHQVFGADQAFVAGAVAATLVTWFTFLPSFLFILAGGPLVESTHNELKFTAPLTAITAAVVGVILNLACFFAYHVLWPQGFSGRLDWPSLLIALAAAVALLRFKRGVIEVLIGCGLIGLAVFLVR
- a CDS encoding NAD(P)/FAD-dependent oxidoreductase, giving the protein MTQRTNSYYTATLNQETDYPTLQGQHRVDVVIIGGGFTGVATAVELSEKGLKVAIVESHKIGWGATGRNGGQVTGSLSGDEAMRKQMRRTLGDEVDDFIWHLRWRGHQIIKQRVEKYGIACDLKHGHLHAAYKPSHMDGLRKDYEEAVRRGMGDEVSLLDRSEVRDLLQSDLYHGAIKNTRNMHLHPLNLCIGEARAAESLGALIFENSEVLEIIHGPTPGVRTAHGRIDANQVLLAGDVYHKLEPGQLKGKIFPAMGGIVTTAPLGDLAKEINPEDLAVYDCRFVLDYYRLTADGRLLFGGGANYSGKDSRDIAAELRPCIERTFPALKGVAIDYQWSCAMGIVINRIPQLGKLSDNVWYCQGYSGHGIATTHIMGEIMGRAITGQLQQFDTFAACQHIRVPMGDLLGNPMLAAGMWYYQMLERLR